A region of the Candidatus Atribacteria bacterium genome:
TATTACATGATTGTGCTAAAGATTTGGATTATAAAACCTTGGAAAAGATAACAATAGAAAATAAGATCCAACCGGATGAAATTATTCAAAAAATCCCCAAATTATTGCACCCTTTAGCAGGAGTAATCATTGCCAAAAGGGAATTTAATATTCAAGATCCTGTTATTTTAGATGCAATAAAAGCACACAGTACCGGAGCAGCTCAGATGTCACTTTTAGATAAGATAATTTATCTAAGCGATAAGATTGAACCTTTAAGGAACATGAAGGGAGTGGAAGAAATCAGAAAAATGGTAGAAATAAACATAGATCAAGCTATGTTAATGGCTCTGGATCAAGGATTAATCTATCTAATAAGTAAAAAATTATTAATTCACCCGATTTCTATTGTCGCCAGGAACAATTTTCTGAGCAAGGTGGTTTTTGTCTAATGTATGAAAATCATATA
Encoded here:
- a CDS encoding HD domain-containing protein; the encoded protein is MNVDIDLMKLKLKGMLGEKRLKHSINTSKIARKLAIKYNYDVNKAEIAGLLHDCAKDLDYKTLEKITIENKIQPDEIIQKIPKLLHPLAGVIIAKREFNIQDPVILDAIKAHSTGAAQMSLLDKIIYLSDKIEPLRNMKGVEEIRKMVEINIDQAMLMALDQGLIYLISKKLLIHPISIVARNNFLSKVVFV